The Flavobacterium faecale genome has a segment encoding these proteins:
- the xerD gene encoding site-specific tyrosine recombinase XerD, which yields MNWTSYIKNYQSYLKIERGLSKNTIANYSFDIERLCLFLEENNIVVSPVKITDTTLQEFVYHVSSQVNARSQARIISGLKSFFSYLIFEDYRTDNPLELIESPKTGRKLPDTLSLLEIDALIAAVDLSTNEGERNRAMLEVLYGCGLRVSELVALKISDLFFDEGFIKVTGKGNKQRFVPVGEVSKKYIQLYRETIRSHSTIKKGFEDTLFLNRRGAQLTRAMIFTIIKNLAVTIGLNKKISPHTFRHSFATHLLENGADLRSIQLMLGHESITTTEVYLHLDRKFLAEVMNTYHPRK from the coding sequence ATGAACTGGACTTCCTATATCAAAAATTATCAATCTTATCTCAAAATTGAGCGAGGCTTGTCAAAAAACACCATCGCAAATTATTCTTTTGATATTGAGCGCTTGTGTTTGTTTTTGGAAGAAAATAATATAGTCGTATCTCCAGTAAAGATTACAGACACTACCTTGCAAGAATTTGTGTACCATGTATCTTCTCAGGTAAATGCGCGTTCGCAAGCTAGAATTATTTCAGGTTTAAAAAGCTTTTTTAGTTACTTGATTTTTGAAGATTACCGCACAGACAATCCTTTGGAGCTCATTGAAAGTCCGAAAACAGGCAGAAAGTTGCCTGATACTTTATCATTGCTAGAAATTGATGCTTTGATTGCTGCAGTGGATTTAAGTACGAATGAAGGAGAGCGCAATCGCGCAATGCTAGAGGTATTGTATGGTTGTGGGTTGCGAGTATCCGAATTGGTTGCACTCAAAATATCTGATTTGTTTTTTGATGAAGGCTTTATTAAAGTCACCGGGAAAGGAAATAAACAGCGCTTTGTTCCTGTTGGAGAGGTGTCAAAAAAATACATTCAGTTGTACAGGGAAACCATTCGATCACATAGTACCATTAAAAAAGGATTTGAAGATACTTTATTCCTTAACAGGAGAGGAGCACAGCTGACTAGAGCGATGATCTTTACCATCATAAAAAATCTAGCAGTAACGATTGGCTTGAACAAAAAAATTAGTCCACACACCTTCAGACATTCTTTTGCAACACATTTACTAGAAAATGGTGCTGATCTCCGTTCGATTCAGTTAATGCTAGGCCATGAGTCCATCACAACCACAGAAGTGTATTTGCATTTAGATCGAAAATTCTTAGCAGAGGTAATGAATACGTATCATCCTAGGAAGTAA
- a CDS encoding OmpA family protein, which translates to MKKVVPCICILFSASLFAQSEETTEKSTIVMTKTELNSFLSKVAEARRSQLQERDSRNVKQDLANLRLQYQQANPYTSYSNAPSSISNEQLLRELNYLNQRIDNLSNIGSSLPNSGRNSSTIILPSESSSRPVYTQSPVVSKTVTPSNNLQIQQLSAKIDSLRNAKKMTASVSGNTVAKDSLNAMRNQLANVKKQMDDLQARIKNSEKKAPQATVAKKENTFMRQQVYFANNSDVLADEYYRYIQDLTQILIEYPEANIVLEGWASSTGNASYNKQLSMRRADAVKTAFVNNRIDSSRILTSFKGEDKSSSEQHARRVDMFVTVK; encoded by the coding sequence AAAGCGAAGAGACTACTGAAAAAAGTACCATCGTTATGACCAAAACAGAACTGAACTCTTTTTTGAGTAAAGTTGCTGAGGCTAGAAGATCACAATTACAAGAGCGAGATAGTAGAAATGTAAAGCAAGATTTAGCAAATTTAAGACTTCAATATCAGCAAGCTAATCCATACACTAGTTACTCAAATGCTCCTTCGTCGATCTCAAATGAACAGCTACTTAGGGAATTGAATTATTTAAATCAAAGAATCGATAACCTAAGTAATATTGGTAGTTCTTTGCCAAATTCGGGCAGAAATAGTTCTACTATAATTTTGCCAAGTGAATCAAGCAGCAGACCTGTGTACACGCAAAGTCCAGTGGTAAGTAAAACAGTTACGCCAAGTAACAATTTGCAAATTCAGCAGTTGAGTGCTAAGATAGATTCACTTAGAAATGCTAAAAAGATGACTGCAAGTGTAAGCGGGAATACAGTAGCAAAAGACAGTTTGAACGCTATGAGAAACCAGTTGGCAAATGTCAAAAAACAAATGGACGATTTGCAAGCTAGAATTAAAAACTCTGAGAAGAAAGCTCCTCAGGCTACCGTAGCAAAAAAGGAGAATACGTTTATGAGACAACAGGTATATTTTGCAAATAATTCAGATGTTTTAGCAGATGAATATTACAGATATATACAGGATTTGACTCAAATTTTAATTGAATATCCAGAGGCCAATATCGTTCTAGAAGGTTGGGCAAGTTCAACTGGAAATGCTAGTTACAACAAACAGTTATCTATGCGTAGAGCAGATGCGGTGAAAACGGCATTTGTAAACAATAGAATTGATAGTTCTAGAATTTTAACCTCTTTCAAAGGGGAAGATAAAAGTTCATCAGAGCAACATGCCAGACGTGTTGATATGTTTGTGACGGTTAAGTAA
- the rny gene encoding ribonuclease Y → MDIVTIVISGIIGIAIGFSIAKLIEKSNISNLIKNAKKEAASILKDANLEAENIKKDKILQAKEKFIELKSEHEQVILSRDKKVAEVEKRIRDKESQISNELSKAKKVNDDFESKTTELSSKIEILEKKQTEVEKLHKSQLQQLEVISGLSAEEAKNQLVEGLKSEAKSKAMSHIQDTIEEAKLTAQQEAKKIIINTIQRVGTEEAVENCVSVFNIESDDVKGRIIGREGRNIRALEAATGVEIIVDDTPEAIILSCFDPVRREIARLALHKLVTDGRIHPARIEEVVAKTTKQIDDEIIEVGKRTVIDLGIHGLHPELIKVVGRMKYRSSYGQNLLQHSREVSKLCGIMAAELGLNVKLAKRAGLLHDIGKVPDAESDLPHALLGMQWAEKYGEKEEVCNAIGAHHDEIEMKSLLSPIIQVCDAISGARPGARRQVLDSYIQRLKDLEEVAYGFHGVKNAYAIQAGRELRVIVESEKVSDDNASTLSFEISQKIQTEMTYPGQVKVTVIRETRAVNIAK, encoded by the coding sequence ATGGACATAGTAACAATCGTCATCTCAGGGATTATAGGTATTGCAATAGGTTTTAGCATTGCCAAATTAATAGAAAAAAGTAATATTTCAAACCTTATCAAAAACGCTAAAAAAGAAGCGGCTTCGATATTGAAAGACGCCAATTTGGAGGCTGAAAACATAAAAAAGGATAAAATTCTACAAGCAAAAGAGAAATTTATCGAATTAAAATCAGAACACGAACAAGTAATTTTGTCTAGAGACAAAAAAGTAGCCGAAGTAGAGAAAAGAATTAGAGACAAAGAATCTCAAATTTCGAATGAATTATCGAAAGCTAAAAAGGTTAATGATGATTTTGAAAGTAAAACAACTGAATTATCTTCGAAAATTGAAATATTAGAAAAGAAACAAACTGAAGTTGAAAAACTACACAAAAGCCAATTACAACAATTAGAGGTAATCTCTGGATTGTCTGCAGAAGAAGCTAAAAACCAATTGGTTGAAGGATTAAAATCTGAAGCCAAATCAAAAGCTATGTCTCATATTCAAGATACTATTGAAGAGGCTAAATTAACTGCTCAGCAAGAAGCTAAAAAAATTATCATCAACACGATCCAAAGAGTTGGTACAGAAGAAGCAGTAGAAAACTGTGTATCTGTATTTAACATTGAGTCTGATGATGTAAAAGGTAGAATCATTGGTCGTGAAGGTCGTAACATTCGTGCACTTGAGGCGGCTACAGGAGTAGAAATCATTGTTGATGATACACCAGAAGCAATCATCCTTTCTTGTTTTGACCCAGTACGTAGAGAAATTGCTCGTTTGGCTTTGCACAAATTAGTAACAGACGGACGTATTCATCCAGCTCGTATTGAAGAAGTAGTTGCTAAAACAACGAAACAAATTGATGACGAAATTATTGAAGTAGGAAAACGTACGGTTATCGACTTAGGTATTCACGGTTTACACCCAGAATTAATCAAAGTAGTGGGTAGAATGAAATACCGTTCTTCTTATGGTCAAAACTTATTGCAACACTCTCGTGAAGTATCTAAACTTTGCGGAATCATGGCTGCCGAATTAGGATTGAATGTGAAACTTGCTAAAAGAGCTGGTTTACTTCACGATATTGGTAAAGTGCCAGACGCAGAAAGTGATTTACCTCACGCACTATTGGGTATGCAATGGGCTGAGAAATATGGTGAAAAAGAAGAGGTTTGCAACGCAATTGGAGCTCACCACGACGAAATAGAAATGAAGTCTTTACTTTCTCCAATCATCCAAGTATGTGATGCTATATCAGGTGCGAGACCAGGTGCGAGAAGACAAGTATTAGACTCATACATTCAACGTTTGAAAGATCTTGAAGAAGTAGCTTACGGATTTCATGGAGTTAAAAATGCCTACGCTATTCAAGCCGGTAGAGAACTTCGTGTTATTGTAGAAAGTGAAAAAGTATCAGATGATAATGCATCAACTTTATCTTTTGAAATATCACAAAAAATTCAAACTGAAATGACTTATCCAGGTCAAGTTAAAGTAACAGTAATTAGAGAAACTAGAGCGGTAAATATCGCTAAATAA
- a CDS encoding EF-hand domain-containing protein, which yields MKYINSVVLAILAVVAVSCKEEVEKPKVTYDSSSKSKPYTKADSTQVAIADLPIQLEGTEYLIHPVGDLRIYEKGTKSRYGSSSVIDLSFTISNYGDNEITGYLQNLKFQRVSSDSIRPLTDKPVLIQTASYLKGIADKTKNRVMVYTLFDMDSNRDGKLDTSDIKSLYLSSVSGANFTKISVDLQELIDWSLIESQNRLYFRTVEDTNKNGQFDKNDVVHYNYIDLSRADWEVKSYEPVN from the coding sequence ATGAAGTATATAAATAGTGTTGTTTTAGCCATTTTAGCTGTAGTTGCCGTTAGTTGCAAGGAAGAGGTTGAAAAACCCAAAGTAACTTATGACAGCAGTTCGAAAAGTAAACCATATACCAAAGCAGATTCAACCCAAGTTGCAATAGCAGATTTGCCAATTCAACTTGAAGGGACCGAATATTTGATTCATCCCGTGGGTGACTTGCGTATTTATGAAAAAGGAACTAAATCTCGTTATGGATCATCAAGTGTGATTGATTTGAGTTTTACGATATCAAATTATGGTGATAATGAAATTACGGGATATTTACAAAACTTGAAATTCCAAAGGGTGAGTTCAGATTCTATTCGTCCCTTGACTGATAAGCCTGTTTTGATTCAGACAGCTTCCTATTTAAAAGGAATTGCAGACAAGACTAAGAATAGAGTTATGGTGTATACCTTGTTTGATATGGACTCCAATAGAGACGGAAAACTGGATACTAGCGATATTAAAAGTTTGTACTTGAGCAGTGTGAGTGGTGCTAACTTCACAAAAATTTCAGTAGACTTACAAGAATTAATTGATTGGAGTTTGATTGAATCTCAAAACCGTTTGTACTTTAGAACAGTTGAAGACACTAATAAAAATGGACAATTCGATAAAAATGATGTTGTTCATTATAATTATATTGACTTATCCAGAGCTGATTGGGAAGTAAAAAGTTATGAGCCAGTTAATTAA
- a CDS encoding cell division protein ZapA produces MDEKLKIKISIADRVYPLTVDFAQEEGLRSASKKIDTMIKQFEENYAVRDKQDVLAMCALQFASQVEQKQIDNTINGDETMDRLNKINALLDEYLD; encoded by the coding sequence ATGGACGAAAAGCTTAAAATAAAAATATCAATTGCAGACCGTGTGTACCCACTAACGGTAGATTTTGCTCAGGAAGAAGGACTTAGAAGTGCTTCAAAGAAGATTGATACGATGATTAAGCAATTTGAAGAAAATTATGCTGTTCGTGATAAGCAAGATGTTTTGGCCATGTGTGCCTTACAATTTGCCTCACAAGTAGAACAAAAACAGATAGATAACACTATCAACGGAGACGAAACAATGGATAGATTGAATAAAATCAATGCATTGCTAGACGAATATCTCGATTAA
- a CDS encoding M23 family metallopeptidase → MRFYKLLLLFSTVLVAQTEYPKDYFGVPVDIPILLSGNFAELRPNHFHAGFDIKTKGREGIEVHSVADGFVSRIKISPYGNGSALYIDHPNGFTSVYCHLQQAQGPIADFIRKAQYKENSFEVELFLKPTDLPVKKGELIALTGNTGSSQGPHLHFEFRDTKTEKIINPLHFGYDSFLKDTRKPTVAALYVYPLDDKTTVNNSKRPILLNLALQKDGTYLANKVSANGKIGFGVTAEDYDAASYSKNGIYKIQSHLNGKATFGFQMDTYSFDEMRYINALIDYPKYRKTGQRVQKLFMETPFPLSIITTDADNGVVTVKPNLSSVYQIDVADYFGNTTTITVPISYDMMSTIIEKEVVESNYFVKVNRENIFSKDNWTVTFPAGTFYDNFDMNFNVRGESLYLHDEMTPVHSSFTISVENEKYGADDSGKVYIADVDSRGRYGYNYTTKKGNVFTTKVKSLGRYTLAKDTSNPTISIGRSIEGKWISSQKSIDLTIGDSGSGIKSYNGYLNGVWALFEYDYKTRKITHNFSEGIVAEGANELKVVVVDNVGNSTTFETRFFRSQK, encoded by the coding sequence ATGAGATTTTATAAATTATTACTGTTGTTTTCCACCGTTTTAGTAGCTCAAACCGAGTATCCAAAAGATTATTTTGGAGTACCTGTTGATATTCCTATTTTACTCTCGGGTAATTTTGCAGAGCTGAGACCCAATCACTTTCATGCTGGTTTTGATATAAAAACTAAGGGAAGAGAAGGAATCGAAGTGCACTCTGTTGCGGATGGATTTGTGTCTAGAATCAAGATTTCTCCTTATGGAAACGGTAGTGCATTGTACATAGATCATCCAAATGGATTTACATCTGTCTATTGTCATTTGCAACAAGCACAGGGACCAATTGCTGATTTTATTCGAAAAGCACAATACAAGGAAAATTCATTTGAAGTAGAATTGTTTTTAAAACCAACAGACCTTCCTGTAAAGAAAGGCGAGCTTATTGCACTCACAGGTAACACGGGATCTTCACAAGGACCACATTTACATTTCGAATTTAGAGATACCAAAACAGAAAAAATTATTAATCCGTTGCATTTTGGTTACGATTCGTTTTTGAAAGATACTCGTAAACCTACCGTAGCGGCTTTGTACGTATATCCGTTGGATGATAAAACGACGGTTAATAATTCGAAAAGACCTATTCTACTCAATTTAGCCTTGCAAAAGGATGGTACTTATCTAGCTAACAAAGTAAGTGCCAACGGGAAAATAGGATTTGGTGTTACTGCCGAGGATTATGATGCTGCATCATATAGTAAAAACGGAATTTACAAAATACAGTCCCATTTGAATGGTAAAGCCACATTTGGTTTTCAGATGGACACATACTCTTTTGATGAGATGCGCTACATTAATGCTCTTATTGATTATCCAAAATATAGAAAAACTGGGCAAAGGGTTCAAAAGTTATTTATGGAAACGCCTTTCCCTTTGAGTATCATCACTACCGATGCCGATAATGGCGTGGTGACGGTGAAACCAAATTTGTCAAGTGTATATCAAATCGATGTTGCTGATTATTTTGGCAATACAACTACGATTACTGTTCCTATTAGTTATGATATGATGAGTACTATTATCGAAAAAGAAGTAGTAGAGTCTAATTATTTTGTAAAAGTAAACCGCGAAAATATTTTCAGTAAGGATAATTGGACGGTTACTTTTCCGGCTGGGACTTTTTATGATAATTTTGATATGAATTTTAATGTTCGTGGAGAAAGTTTGTATTTGCATGACGAAATGACGCCGGTACACTCTAGTTTTACCATTAGTGTTGAAAATGAAAAATACGGTGCAGACGATAGTGGAAAAGTGTATATCGCTGATGTAGATTCTAGGGGGAGATACGGTTATAATTACACCACCAAAAAAGGAAATGTTTTCACCACCAAGGTGAAATCTCTAGGGAGGTATACGTTGGCAAAAGATACTTCAAACCCAACCATTTCTATCGGGAGATCAATTGAAGGCAAATGGATTAGTAGTCAAAAATCAATTGACCTTACCATCGGTGATAGCGGTTCGGGAATCAAATCATACAACGGCTATCTCAATGGAGTTTGGGCTTTGTTTGAGTACGATTATAAAACTCGAAAAATCACCCATAACTTTAGTGAAGGGATTGTCGCTGAGGGTGCCAATGAATTAAAAGTCGTGGTCGTAGATAATGTTGGTAATTCGACTACCTTTGAAACGCGCTTTTTTAGAAGTCAAAAATAA
- a CDS encoding OmpW family outer membrane protein: MKKVILSAIALLAISFANAQDSSAKEYGFSEGNVLVEGNLGFNSSTNNNTDVKTNSFNFTPKVGYFLTDKFAVGAQIGVGTNKTETAGVDTSKSTNLSAGVFGRYYFLDLGQRFKTYADANVAYGHSKDGIGAAELKANGVSAGLGLGINYFVTKRVVLNFALRNILSYSTAKVDAPGAKSVSNFGFDLNGNIANPFATGSFGVGYIF; this comes from the coding sequence ATGAAAAAAGTAATTTTATCAGCCATTGCATTACTGGCAATTTCATTCGCAAACGCACAAGATTCAAGTGCTAAAGAGTATGGTTTCTCAGAAGGAAATGTACTTGTTGAAGGGAATTTAGGTTTCAATTCGTCTACTAACAATAATACGGATGTGAAAACTAATTCTTTTAACTTTACACCAAAAGTTGGTTATTTTCTAACAGACAAATTTGCTGTTGGTGCACAAATAGGTGTAGGAACGAATAAAACAGAAACAGCTGGAGTTGATACTTCAAAAAGTACAAATTTGTCAGCAGGTGTTTTTGGTCGTTACTACTTCTTAGATCTAGGACAAAGATTCAAAACGTATGCTGATGCTAATGTAGCTTATGGACATTCAAAAGATGGTATTGGAGCTGCAGAATTAAAAGCAAACGGTGTTTCTGCTGGTCTTGGTTTAGGGATCAACTATTTTGTGACTAAGCGTGTAGTTTTGAATTTTGCTTTAAGAAATATCTTAAGCTACAGCACTGCTAAAGTTGATGCTCCTGGAGCAAAAAGTGTTTCAAACTTCGGTTTTGATTTAAACGGAAATATTGCAAATCCATTTGCAACAGGTAGTTTTGGAGTTGGATATATTTTCTAA
- a CDS encoding TonB-dependent receptor has product MSLCTYAQSAIVKGFVLNKNNQAVSNVNITCMGVKTNSKADGFYSIKIPANQKVLLAFTHVSFKKTVVSVQLSTNEVYEFNVVISDQQEQMGEIIVTNTNRRQVQGVVSIEPGLIKKMAGANAGIENILKTLPGVNSNNELSTQYAVRGGNYDENLVYVNEIEVYRPFLIRSGQQEGLSFTNTDLVQNVDFSAGGFQAKFGDKLSSVLDITYRKPTKLAGTFEASFLGGSASLDVISKNKKWTAVSGVRYRNNSLLVNSQDTQTNYKPTFVDVQTNVNFNASDKWNFNFLGNISQNNYNYQPLSRQTRFGTIDQPMVLTVFYEGQEKDRYATYFGAFKTTYKASENFTIKFISSLFHTTEEEHFDILAQYRLGEVDATVGGETYDNVSFTRGIGAQLHHARNNLDALISNTEIKGFHDWRKNLVEWGAKYTRESIRDRVVEWEVIDSAGFALNPPDRFLPVNDQPYSSYTGPLVPYNSIRATNFNTINRFSGYVQWSRKDKLGSSDVWYNAGMRMQNWAVSGTNANGTSQTVFSPRGQFAIKPNWEKDMVFRASGGVYYQPPFYRELRDASGQVQANVKAQKSIHMVLGNDYSFKMWDRPFKLVSELYYKSLTNVNTYTVDNVRIRYDASNDAVAYAQGLDLRINGEFVPGTESWVSFGYLKTEENSAGKGYIARPTDQRLKFALLFQDYMPNIPSVKLYLNLVYNTGLPGGSPAYADPYIYQNRLNDYRRADVGFFKSFIDDSKPRPKSGMFKDFKELAVGFEIFNLFNNQNAITNTWVRDVYTKSEYGIPNFMTTRVFNIKLTAKL; this is encoded by the coding sequence ATGAGTCTTTGTACCTATGCTCAGTCGGCAATAGTAAAAGGTTTTGTTTTGAATAAAAATAACCAAGCTGTGAGTAATGTTAATATTACTTGCATGGGCGTGAAAACGAATTCAAAAGCAGATGGGTTTTATTCGATAAAAATACCTGCCAACCAAAAAGTTCTTTTGGCTTTTACACATGTTTCCTTCAAAAAAACGGTGGTGTCGGTTCAATTAAGTACTAATGAAGTGTACGAGTTCAATGTTGTCATAAGTGATCAACAAGAACAAATGGGCGAAATTATTGTCACCAACACCAATCGTCGTCAAGTGCAGGGTGTAGTTTCAATCGAACCCGGATTGATCAAAAAGATGGCCGGAGCAAATGCCGGAATCGAAAATATTTTGAAAACATTACCTGGCGTTAATTCGAATAATGAGTTGAGTACGCAATATGCGGTCCGCGGTGGTAATTATGATGAAAACCTTGTTTATGTGAATGAAATTGAGGTATATCGACCATTTTTGATTCGTTCGGGCCAACAAGAGGGTTTGAGTTTTACAAATACCGATTTAGTACAAAATGTAGATTTTTCTGCAGGTGGGTTTCAGGCTAAATTTGGTGATAAATTATCATCGGTTTTGGATATTACGTATCGAAAACCAACAAAGCTTGCCGGTACGTTTGAAGCCAGTTTTTTGGGAGGTAGTGCGTCTTTGGATGTTATTTCGAAAAATAAAAAGTGGACAGCAGTTTCTGGTGTACGCTACCGAAATAATAGTTTGTTGGTAAACAGTCAAGATACGCAAACCAATTACAAACCTACATTTGTCGATGTGCAAACCAACGTAAATTTTAATGCTTCAGACAAGTGGAATTTCAATTTCTTAGGAAATATTTCGCAAAACAATTATAACTACCAACCGCTTTCAAGACAAACTAGGTTTGGTACGATTGATCAACCAATGGTGCTAACCGTTTTTTATGAAGGACAAGAAAAAGACAGGTACGCAACTTATTTTGGTGCTTTTAAAACTACCTACAAAGCATCAGAGAATTTCACGATAAAGTTTATTAGCTCGCTTTTTCATACTACTGAGGAAGAACATTTTGATATTTTGGCACAATACCGTTTGGGTGAAGTAGATGCGACTGTGGGAGGCGAAACGTATGATAATGTAAGTTTTACAAGAGGAATTGGTGCGCAACTGCATCATGCTCGAAATAATTTGGATGCCTTAATAAGCAATACCGAAATAAAAGGATTTCATGATTGGAGAAAAAATTTAGTGGAATGGGGAGCAAAGTACACTCGAGAATCCATTAGAGATCGAGTAGTTGAGTGGGAAGTTATTGACTCTGCTGGTTTTGCATTAAATCCGCCAGATCGATTTTTACCAGTCAATGATCAACCGTATAGCTCGTACACCGGGCCATTGGTACCGTATAATTCTATTAGAGCCACTAATTTTAATACAATCAATCGCTTCTCTGGTTATGTGCAGTGGAGCCGAAAAGATAAGTTGGGTAGCTCAGATGTATGGTACAATGCAGGTATGCGCATGCAAAACTGGGCCGTAAGTGGCACCAATGCAAACGGAACCTCGCAAACGGTTTTCAGTCCAAGAGGGCAATTTGCAATAAAACCGAATTGGGAAAAAGATATGGTGTTTCGTGCATCAGGAGGAGTATATTATCAGCCACCGTTTTATAGAGAGTTGCGTGATGCTAGCGGGCAAGTGCAAGCCAATGTGAAGGCACAAAAATCAATTCATATGGTTTTGGGAAATGACTACAGTTTTAAAATGTGGGACCGTCCTTTTAAATTGGTGTCTGAGTTGTATTATAAATCGTTGACCAATGTCAATACTTATACCGTTGACAATGTTCGCATACGTTATGATGCGTCTAACGATGCCGTTGCTTATGCGCAAGGTCTGGATTTGCGAATTAATGGTGAGTTTGTGCCGGGAACAGAATCATGGGTTAGTTTTGGTTATTTAAAAACGGAAGAAAACAGTGCTGGAAAAGGATATATTGCTAGACCAACAGATCAACGTTTAAAGTTTGCTTTGTTGTTTCAGGATTATATGCCAAATATTCCATCAGTGAAGTTGTATTTAAATTTGGTGTACAATACAGGTTTACCAGGTGGGTCGCCTGCTTATGCAGACCCTTATATTTATCAAAACCGTTTGAATGATTATCGAAGAGCCGATGTTGGTTTTTTTAAATCGTTTATTGACGATAGTAAGCCGAGACCCAAAAGCGGTATGTTCAAAGATTTTAAAGAATTGGCTGTAGGTTTCGAAATCTTTAATCTGTTCAATAATCAAAATGCGATTACGAATACGTGGGTGCGCGATGTGTACACGAAGTCTGAATATGGAATTCCGAATTTCATGACGACACGTGTTTTCAATATTAAATTGACGGCCAAATTATAA